In bacterium 336/3, the following proteins share a genomic window:
- a CDS encoding agmatinase, translating to MSKEEIIRNFNPNDVGSSGKLFGLPFDENSAELIIMPVPWEVTVSYSAGTAIAPEEILYASAQVDLYDGDIENAWHMGVTMLPFPDKWFELNETLREEAETYIEWLEDQMPEEADKEITYLREIPEVVNKEALKLNHWVKETALEWINKGKMVALLGGDHSTPLGLMQALATKYDNFGILQIDAHADLRDAYEGFEFSHASIMFNALKIPQISKLVQVGIRDYCEAEANLIKNSNGRVVTFFDQAIREKQYEGASWANICDEIIKNLPENVYISFDIDGLDPKLCPHTGTPVAGGFEFAEIVFLLKKLVASGKKIISFDLVEVACGDVENEEWDANVGARMLFKLCNWMGVSQGKLKLAK from the coding sequence ATGAGCAAAGAAGAAATTATACGTAACTTTAATCCAAATGATGTAGGCTCATCTGGCAAGCTATTTGGGCTACCTTTTGATGAAAATAGTGCAGAACTTATCATCATGCCTGTACCTTGGGAAGTAACTGTATCTTATAGTGCTGGTACAGCCATTGCTCCTGAAGAAATTTTATATGCCTCTGCTCAAGTAGATTTGTATGATGGAGATATTGAAAATGCTTGGCATATGGGAGTAACAATGCTCCCCTTCCCTGATAAATGGTTTGAGTTAAACGAAACGCTCAGAGAAGAAGCAGAAACATATATTGAATGGCTCGAAGATCAAATGCCAGAGGAAGCAGATAAAGAAATTACATATCTTAGAGAGATTCCTGAAGTAGTTAATAAAGAAGCCTTAAAATTGAATCATTGGGTAAAAGAAACTGCGTTAGAATGGATAAATAAAGGAAAAATGGTAGCTCTTTTGGGTGGTGACCACAGTACACCTTTAGGTTTGATGCAAGCATTAGCTACCAAATATGATAATTTTGGTATTTTACAAATAGACGCTCATGCCGATTTAAGAGATGCTTATGAGGGTTTTGAGTTTTCACATGCTTCTATCATGTTTAATGCTCTTAAAATACCTCAAATTTCTAAATTGGTACAAGTAGGCATCAGAGATTATTGTGAAGCAGAAGCAAATCTTATAAAGAATTCTAATGGCAGAGTTGTTACCTTTTTTGACCAAGCCATCAGAGAAAAACAATACGAAGGTGCTTCTTGGGCAAATATCTGTGATGAAATTATTAAGAACTTGCCTGAAAATGTATATATTAGCTTTGATATTGATGGTCTTGACCCTAAACTATGCCCTCATACAGGTACACCCGTAGCAGGTGGTTTCGAGTTTGCAGAAATTGTATTTTTACTTAAAAAACTAGTAGCTTCTGGGAAAAAAATTATCAGTTTCGATTTGGTAGAAGTGGCATGTGGAGATGTAGAAAATGAAGAATGGGATGCCAATGTTGGAGCTAGAATGTTGTTTAAATTGTGTAATTGGATGGGAGTTTCCCAAGGAAAGTTAAAGCTAGCAAAATAA